One genomic segment of Syngnathus typhle isolate RoL2023-S1 ecotype Sweden linkage group LG8, RoL_Styp_1.0, whole genome shotgun sequence includes these proteins:
- the rrbp1a gene encoding ribosome-binding protein 1a isoform X3, producing the protein MDIYDPQTLGILVFGGFMVISAVGIALVSTFSMKETSYEEALAKQRRELGKTPSGSTEKKKKDKTADKKNRGKKKEEKPNGMIPEAKKTIEKGQAGQVPEPVASSIVATAPASKSLPPKPKAVKQCPTPAESSPVPDSSPVPSPKDKKKKKSAKIEETSTQPQPGKSSSVPSVQATEPAKAKTVAASAPTKVVPSTSAPSKASPASPSTKSTSKSPPPSAKSGSPSTKSGNVAPASGKSTPASPKSAPAKDKSAPAKDKSAPAKDKSAPAKDKSAPAKDKSAPAKDKSAPAKDKSAPAKDKSAPAKDKSAPAKDKSAPVNDKPAPANDKPAPAKDKSAPAKDKSAPAKDKSAPAKDKFAPAKDKSAPAKDKSAPAKDKSAPAKDKSVPAKDKSAPAKERSDPAKDKSTEDKSAPAKDKSAKEKSAPAKEKSAPAKEKSAPAKEKSAPAKDKSTPSTDKSAPVKDKSAGAKDKSAGAKDKSAGAKDKSAEAKDNSTASTEKSTASTDKSAPAKDKSAASTKSGKSTTAVSKSAAAPTKSSAVPAKSAPLLESVIKAVPVMAVPPVGSSGPKPQEPKKKASKKKSESVEVGDSADTPLYLPYKTLVSTISSMVFSEREAHSLIEMLSEKGGIIQDTWHIATQKGDPVAMLKKQLEEKAKQLGAQQEDSSAAKNRLRELTKELAAEKSKVASVETRLSSQLSKREQEMIALQARMQASYQDHVAQSQKLTAKIVSLQDQIEKGPNAQLARLQQENSILRDALNQATSQAESKQNAELAKLRQECAKLTKELGEKTEILHTDEHVRRGLEAKVSATEKQLSLLQANHAESQRGLQRKLEEVCEELRTTQTAKNTLQDSLKKAQQDTSALSEFQVQMGNLEAQVKERAAQVDALTAQLEGTQVEKQQLVQQLASINSLLEASKSEKQQASEQMNAAELQQLKLSLQERDNQLNTLQEELKQFQIKKAAAENTISELEQRLKSEDAGLIASLQDELKNLKEMVQVKDTTQSDVSAEQIKSSLTEKEALVASLQEQLKESKQDETAMIQLKAFESETKESLQKLFPLVSLETQQPNWLQGFTIKAQDVLKQHNQQSKSSQESPPELFEKLKEAEENNTTLQAECEQYRTVLAETEGMLKHLQKSVEEEESVWRSKLSSSEEQLKAALEEVQTLESEKQSIKQLKEQMMLLEAQLEKQSDNHCIAEEMEQLRLQLSGSQKQLDLAHKEVQAHKEELAKVKEQLSQVALSGQPEQNGPTVAHPSQVLSEFNQTSEETAARKKLSEEFQQAQETITELQAQLDLLRDSAESQQGDSEDVAQLKERLEKEKKLSKDLGQAATKLQHLLKATQEQLSKERETVVTLQEHLDTKGEYVELKEGTSV; encoded by the exons ATGGATATCTATGACCCCCAGACCCTTGGTATATTGGTTTTTGGTGGATTCATGGTGATCTCTGCAGTTGGGATCGCTCTTGTGTCTACCTTCTCAATGAAGGAGACCTCTTATGAAGAGGCTCTGGCGAAACAACGTAGGGAGTTAGGTAAGACACCGTCAGGTAGcacagagaaaaagaaaaaggacaaaACAGCTGACAAAAAGAACcgtggaaagaaaaaggaagaaaagcCCAATGGAATGATCCCAGAAGCTAAAAAAACCATTGAGAAAGGTCAAGCTGGTCAAGTCCCCGAGCCTGTTGCTTCATCAATTGTGGCTACTGCTCCTGCCTCTAAATCATTACCGCCTAAGCCAAAAGCTGTCAAACAATGCCCAACTCCTGCTGAATCCTCACCTGTGCCCGACTCCTCACCCGTACCTTCGCCtaaagacaaaaagaagaagaagtcaGCCAAGATTGAGGAAACCTCCACACAGCCTCAACCGGGCAAATCCTCATCAGTTCCTTCAGTCCAGGCCACGGAACCTGCCAAGGCCAAAACTGTAGCTGCCTCTGCTCCAACCAAAGTAGTTCCCTCAACTTCTGCACCTTCCAAGGCTTCCCCTGCTTCACCGTCAACCAAATCTACTTCTAAGTCTCCTCCGCCCTCGGCTAAATCGGGTTCGCCTTCTACCAAATCTGGTAACGTTGCCCCCGCCTCAGGCAAGTCTACACCAGCTTCACCCAAGTCCGCCCCGGCCAAAGATAAATCCGCCCCGGCCAAAGATAAGTCCGCCCCGGCCAAAGATAAGTCTGCCCCGGCCAAAGATAAGTCCGCCCCGGCCAAAGATAAGTCCGCCCCGGCCAAAGATAAGTCCGCCCCGGCCAAGGATAAGTCCGCCCCGGCCAAGGATAAGTCCGCCCCGGCCAAAGATAAGTCCGCCCCGGCCAAAGACAAGTCCGCCCCGGTCAACGACAAGCCCGCCCCGGCCAACGACAAGCCCGCCCCGGCCAAAGATAAGTCCGCCCCGGCCAAAGACAAGTCCGCCCCGGCCAAAGACAAGTCCGCCCCGGCCAAAGACAAGTTCGCCCCGGCCAAAGACAAATCCGCTCCGGCCAAAGACAAATCCGCTCCGGCCAAAGACAAATCCGCTCCGGCTAAAGACAAATCCGTTCCCGCCAAAGACAAATCTGCTCCGGCCAAAGAGAGGTCCGACCCAGCCAAGGACAAGTCTACCGAGGACAAGTCCGCCCCAGCCAAGGACAAGTCGGCCAAGGAAAAGTCCGCCCCGGCCAAGGAAAAGTCCGCCCCGGCCAAGGAAAAGTCCGCCCCGGCCAAGGAAAAGTCCGCCCCGGCCAAAGACAAGTCCACTCCGTCCACGGACAAGTCCGCCCCGGTTAAAGACAAGTCCGCTGGGGCAAAAGACAAGTCCGCTGGGGCAAAAGACAAGTCCGCTGGGGCAAAAGACAAGTCTGCCGAGGCCAAAGACAATTCCACCGCGTCCACAGAGAAGTCCACCGCTTCCACAGACAAGTCCGCCCCGGCCAAAGACAAGTCAGCCGCCTCAACCAAATCAGGAAAGTCTACCACGGCTGTATCCAAGTCTGCTGCTGCTCCAACCAAGTCTTCAGCGGTACCCGCCAAGTCTGCCCCACTTCTTGAATCTGTCATTAAAGCTGTTCCCGTCATGGCTGTACCTCCAGTTGGGTCTAGTGGACCAAAACCACAGGAGCCCAAGAAGAAGGCCTCCAAGAAAAAATCTGAGAGTG TGGAAGTTGGGGATTCCGCTGACACTCCACTGTATCTACCCTACAAGACTTTGGTGTCCACCATCAGCAGCATGGTCTTCAGTGAGAGAGAAGCTCACAGCCTCATTGAGATGTTGTCCGAGAAAGGCGGCATCATCCAGGACACCTGGCACATA GCCACTCAGAAAGGAGACCCAGTGGCCATGCTAAAGAAACAATTGGAGGAGAAGGCGAAACAGCTGGGGGCTCAGCAAGAAGACTCCTCTGCAGCTAAGAACCGTCTGAGAGAGCTGACTAAG GAGCTGGCTGCTGAGAAATCCAAGGTGGCTAGTGTTGAGACCAGGCTGAGCTCTCAGCTAAGCAAGAGGGAGCAGGAAATGATTGCTTTGCAAGCGCGCATGCAGGCCAGCTACCAGGACCATGTAGCACAATCCCAGAAGCTCACTGCCAAG ATTGTCAGCCTGCAAGATCAGATAGAAAAAGGTCCCAATGCCCAGCTGGCCCGTCTCCAGCAGGAGAACTCTATCCTCCGTGATGCTCTCAACCAAGCTACCAGTCAGGCTGAGAGCAA ACAAAATGCGGAGCTAGCCAAACTGCGTCAGGAATGTGCAAAGCTAACCAAGGAACTTGGAGAGAAGACTGAAATTCTGCATACTGACGAACATGTGAGGAGAGGGTTGGAGGCCAAGGTCTCTGCCACAGAGAAGCAACTGTCTTTGCTGCAG GCCAACCATGCAGAGAGCCAGCGAGGGTTGCAAAGGAAACTGGAGGAGGTATGTGAGGAGCTGAGAACTACCCAAACTGCAAAAAACACCCTGCAGGACTCtttgaagaaggcccagcaggacACCAGTGCACTCTCAG AGTTTCAGGTGCAAATGGGAAATCTTGAAGCTCAGGTCAAGGAACGCGCCGCTCAGGTGGACGCTCTCACTGCTCAGCTCGAGGGAACACAGGTTGAGAAACAACAGCTTGTGCAACAGTTGGCGTCCATCAACTCTTTGCTTGAGGCCAGTAAGAGTGAAAAGCAACAGGCTTCTGAGCAg ATGAATGCTGCAGAACTGCAGCAATTAAAGCTCag CTTGCAGGAGAGGGATAACCAGTTGAACACTCTTCAAGAGGAACTGAAGCAATTTCAGATAAAGAAGGCAGCAGCG GAGAACACAATTTCTGAGCTAGAACAGAGACTCAAGAG TGAGGATGCCGGCCTCATCGCCTCGCTTCAAGATGAACTTAAAAACCTTAAAGAGATGGTACAAGTGAAGGACACTACA CAATCAGATGTCTCTGCAGAACAGATAAAGAGCAG TTTGACAGAGAAGGAGGCCCTTGTCGCATCACTACAAGAGCAGCTGAAGGAGTCAAAGCAAGATGAA ACTGCAATGATCCAGCTAAAAGCTTTTGAAAGTGAAACCAAAGAATCTCTCCAAAAACTCTTCCCACTTGTATCTTTAGAAACACAACAG CCAAATTGGTTGCAGGGTTTTACGATCAAAGCTCAGGACGTTCTTAAACAGCACAACCAACAATCCAAGTCAAGTCAGGAATCACCCCCT GAGTTGTTTGAAAAGCTGAAGGAGGCTGAGGAGAACAACACGACCCTGCAGGCAGAGTGTGAACAGTACAGGACAGTTTTAGCTGAAACG gaaGGAATGCTGAAACATCTGCAGAAgagtgtggaggaggaggagtcggTGTGGAGGTCTAAATTGTCGAGCTCCGAGGAGCAATTGAAAGCG GCTTTAGAAGAAGTACAAACATTGGAGTCAGAGAAACAAAGTATAAAGCAG CTGAAAGAGCAGATGATGCTTCTGGAAGCACAGCTGGAGAAGCAGTCAGATAATCATTGCATCGCTGAGGAGATGGAACAG CTAAGATTGCAGCTGTCTGGCAGTCAGAAGCAGCTGGACTTGGCCCACAAGGAGGTCCAGGCACACAAGGAGGAACTTGCTAAG GTCAAAGAGCAGCTGAGCCAAGTCGCGTTGAGCGGCCAGCCCGAACAGAACGGCCCCACAGTGGCTCATCCGAGTCAG GTATTGTCAGAGTTCAATCAGACAAGTGAGGAGACGGCTGCGAGAAAGAAGTTGTCTGAAGAGTTTCAGCAG GCCCAGGAAACCATCACAGAGCTTCAAGCTCAACTGGATCTTCTGAGAGATTCAGCAGAGTCACAGCAAGGTGACTCTGAAGATGTTGCTCAGCTCAAG GAGCGtctggagaaggagaagaagttGTCCAAAGACCTAGGGCAGGCAGCCACCAAGCTCCAGCATCTTCTCAAAGCAACACAGGAGCAGCTGAGTAAAGAACGAGAGACGGTTGTTACACTACAGGAGCACCTAGATACCAAG GGAGAGTATGTGGAATTAAAGGAGGGAACATCCGTCTGA
- the rrbp1a gene encoding ribosome-binding protein 1a isoform X4, with protein sequence MDIYDPQTLGILVFGGFMVISAVGIALVSTFSMKETSYEEALAKQRRELGKTPSGSTEKKKKDKTADKKNRGKKKEEKPNGMIPEAKKTIEKGQAGQVPEPVASSIVATAPASKSLPPKPKAVKQCPTPAESSPVPDSSPVPSPKDKKKKKSAKIEETSTQPQPGKSSSVPSVQATEPAKAKTVAASAPTKVVPSTSAPSKASPASPSTKSTSKSPPPSAKSGSPSTKSGNVAPASGKSTPASPKSAPAKDKSAPAKDKSAPAKDKSAPAKDKSAPAKDKSAPAKDKSAPAKDKSAPAKDKSAPAKDKSAPAKDKSAPVNDKPAPANDKPAPAKDKSAPAKDKSAPAKDKSAPAKDKFAPAKDKSAPAKDKSAPAKDKSAPAKDKSVPAKDKSAPAKERSDPAKDKSTEDKSAPAKDKSAKEKSAPAKEKSAPAKEKSAPAKEKSAPAKDKSTPSTDKSAPVKDKSAGAKDKSAGAKDKSAGAKDKSAEAKDNSTASTEKSTASTDKSAPAKDKSAASTKSGKSTTAVSKSAAAPTKSSAVPAKSAPLLESVIKAVPVMAVPPVGSSGPKPQEPKKKASKKKSESVEVGDSADTPLYLPYKTLVSTISSMVFSEREAHSLIEMLSEKGGIIQDTWHIATQKGDPVAMLKKQLEEKAKQLGAQQEDSSAAKNRLRELTKELAAEKSKVASVETRLSSQLSKREQEMIALQARMQASYQDHVAQSQKLTAKIVSLQDQIEKGPNAQLARLQQENSILRDALNQATSQAESKQNAELAKLRQECAKLTKELGEKTEILHTDEHVRRGLEAKVSATEKQLSLLQANHAESQRGLQRKLEEVCEELRTTQTAKNTLQDSLKKAQQDTSALSEFQVQMGNLEAQVKERAAQVDALTAQLEGTQVEKQQLVQQLASINSLLEASKSEKQQASEQQMNAAELQQLKLSLQERDNQLNTLQEELKQFQIKKAAAENTISELEQRLKSEDAGLIASLQDELKNLKEMVQVKDTTQSDVSAEQIKSSLTEKEALVASLQEQLKESKQDETAMIQLKAFESETKESLQKLFPLVSLETQQPNWLQGFTIKAQDVLKQHNQQSKSSQESPPELFEKLKEAEENNTTLQAECEQYRTVLAETEGMLKHLQKSVEEEESVWRSKLSSSEEQLKAALEEVQTLESEKQSIKQLKEQMMLLEAQLEKQSDNHCIAEEMEQLRLQLSGSQKQLDLAHKEVQAHKEELAKVLSEFNQTSEETAARKKLSEEFQQAQETITELQAQLDLLRDSAESQQGDSEDVAQLKERLEKEKKLSKDLGQAATKLQHLLKATQEQLSKERETVVTLQEHLDTKGEYVELKEGTSV encoded by the exons ATGGATATCTATGACCCCCAGACCCTTGGTATATTGGTTTTTGGTGGATTCATGGTGATCTCTGCAGTTGGGATCGCTCTTGTGTCTACCTTCTCAATGAAGGAGACCTCTTATGAAGAGGCTCTGGCGAAACAACGTAGGGAGTTAGGTAAGACACCGTCAGGTAGcacagagaaaaagaaaaaggacaaaACAGCTGACAAAAAGAACcgtggaaagaaaaaggaagaaaagcCCAATGGAATGATCCCAGAAGCTAAAAAAACCATTGAGAAAGGTCAAGCTGGTCAAGTCCCCGAGCCTGTTGCTTCATCAATTGTGGCTACTGCTCCTGCCTCTAAATCATTACCGCCTAAGCCAAAAGCTGTCAAACAATGCCCAACTCCTGCTGAATCCTCACCTGTGCCCGACTCCTCACCCGTACCTTCGCCtaaagacaaaaagaagaagaagtcaGCCAAGATTGAGGAAACCTCCACACAGCCTCAACCGGGCAAATCCTCATCAGTTCCTTCAGTCCAGGCCACGGAACCTGCCAAGGCCAAAACTGTAGCTGCCTCTGCTCCAACCAAAGTAGTTCCCTCAACTTCTGCACCTTCCAAGGCTTCCCCTGCTTCACCGTCAACCAAATCTACTTCTAAGTCTCCTCCGCCCTCGGCTAAATCGGGTTCGCCTTCTACCAAATCTGGTAACGTTGCCCCCGCCTCAGGCAAGTCTACACCAGCTTCACCCAAGTCCGCCCCGGCCAAAGATAAATCCGCCCCGGCCAAAGATAAGTCCGCCCCGGCCAAAGATAAGTCTGCCCCGGCCAAAGATAAGTCCGCCCCGGCCAAAGATAAGTCCGCCCCGGCCAAAGATAAGTCCGCCCCGGCCAAGGATAAGTCCGCCCCGGCCAAGGATAAGTCCGCCCCGGCCAAAGATAAGTCCGCCCCGGCCAAAGACAAGTCCGCCCCGGTCAACGACAAGCCCGCCCCGGCCAACGACAAGCCCGCCCCGGCCAAAGATAAGTCCGCCCCGGCCAAAGACAAGTCCGCCCCGGCCAAAGACAAGTCCGCCCCGGCCAAAGACAAGTTCGCCCCGGCCAAAGACAAATCCGCTCCGGCCAAAGACAAATCCGCTCCGGCCAAAGACAAATCCGCTCCGGCTAAAGACAAATCCGTTCCCGCCAAAGACAAATCTGCTCCGGCCAAAGAGAGGTCCGACCCAGCCAAGGACAAGTCTACCGAGGACAAGTCCGCCCCAGCCAAGGACAAGTCGGCCAAGGAAAAGTCCGCCCCGGCCAAGGAAAAGTCCGCCCCGGCCAAGGAAAAGTCCGCCCCGGCCAAGGAAAAGTCCGCCCCGGCCAAAGACAAGTCCACTCCGTCCACGGACAAGTCCGCCCCGGTTAAAGACAAGTCCGCTGGGGCAAAAGACAAGTCCGCTGGGGCAAAAGACAAGTCCGCTGGGGCAAAAGACAAGTCTGCCGAGGCCAAAGACAATTCCACCGCGTCCACAGAGAAGTCCACCGCTTCCACAGACAAGTCCGCCCCGGCCAAAGACAAGTCAGCCGCCTCAACCAAATCAGGAAAGTCTACCACGGCTGTATCCAAGTCTGCTGCTGCTCCAACCAAGTCTTCAGCGGTACCCGCCAAGTCTGCCCCACTTCTTGAATCTGTCATTAAAGCTGTTCCCGTCATGGCTGTACCTCCAGTTGGGTCTAGTGGACCAAAACCACAGGAGCCCAAGAAGAAGGCCTCCAAGAAAAAATCTGAGAGTG TGGAAGTTGGGGATTCCGCTGACACTCCACTGTATCTACCCTACAAGACTTTGGTGTCCACCATCAGCAGCATGGTCTTCAGTGAGAGAGAAGCTCACAGCCTCATTGAGATGTTGTCCGAGAAAGGCGGCATCATCCAGGACACCTGGCACATA GCCACTCAGAAAGGAGACCCAGTGGCCATGCTAAAGAAACAATTGGAGGAGAAGGCGAAACAGCTGGGGGCTCAGCAAGAAGACTCCTCTGCAGCTAAGAACCGTCTGAGAGAGCTGACTAAG GAGCTGGCTGCTGAGAAATCCAAGGTGGCTAGTGTTGAGACCAGGCTGAGCTCTCAGCTAAGCAAGAGGGAGCAGGAAATGATTGCTTTGCAAGCGCGCATGCAGGCCAGCTACCAGGACCATGTAGCACAATCCCAGAAGCTCACTGCCAAG ATTGTCAGCCTGCAAGATCAGATAGAAAAAGGTCCCAATGCCCAGCTGGCCCGTCTCCAGCAGGAGAACTCTATCCTCCGTGATGCTCTCAACCAAGCTACCAGTCAGGCTGAGAGCAA ACAAAATGCGGAGCTAGCCAAACTGCGTCAGGAATGTGCAAAGCTAACCAAGGAACTTGGAGAGAAGACTGAAATTCTGCATACTGACGAACATGTGAGGAGAGGGTTGGAGGCCAAGGTCTCTGCCACAGAGAAGCAACTGTCTTTGCTGCAG GCCAACCATGCAGAGAGCCAGCGAGGGTTGCAAAGGAAACTGGAGGAGGTATGTGAGGAGCTGAGAACTACCCAAACTGCAAAAAACACCCTGCAGGACTCtttgaagaaggcccagcaggacACCAGTGCACTCTCAG AGTTTCAGGTGCAAATGGGAAATCTTGAAGCTCAGGTCAAGGAACGCGCCGCTCAGGTGGACGCTCTCACTGCTCAGCTCGAGGGAACACAGGTTGAGAAACAACAGCTTGTGCAACAGTTGGCGTCCATCAACTCTTTGCTTGAGGCCAGTAAGAGTGAAAAGCAACAGGCTTCTGAGCAg CAGATGAATGCTGCAGAACTGCAGCAATTAAAGCTCag CTTGCAGGAGAGGGATAACCAGTTGAACACTCTTCAAGAGGAACTGAAGCAATTTCAGATAAAGAAGGCAGCAGCG GAGAACACAATTTCTGAGCTAGAACAGAGACTCAAGAG TGAGGATGCCGGCCTCATCGCCTCGCTTCAAGATGAACTTAAAAACCTTAAAGAGATGGTACAAGTGAAGGACACTACA CAATCAGATGTCTCTGCAGAACAGATAAAGAGCAG TTTGACAGAGAAGGAGGCCCTTGTCGCATCACTACAAGAGCAGCTGAAGGAGTCAAAGCAAGATGAA ACTGCAATGATCCAGCTAAAAGCTTTTGAAAGTGAAACCAAAGAATCTCTCCAAAAACTCTTCCCACTTGTATCTTTAGAAACACAACAG CCAAATTGGTTGCAGGGTTTTACGATCAAAGCTCAGGACGTTCTTAAACAGCACAACCAACAATCCAAGTCAAGTCAGGAATCACCCCCT GAGTTGTTTGAAAAGCTGAAGGAGGCTGAGGAGAACAACACGACCCTGCAGGCAGAGTGTGAACAGTACAGGACAGTTTTAGCTGAAACG gaaGGAATGCTGAAACATCTGCAGAAgagtgtggaggaggaggagtcggTGTGGAGGTCTAAATTGTCGAGCTCCGAGGAGCAATTGAAAGCG GCTTTAGAAGAAGTACAAACATTGGAGTCAGAGAAACAAAGTATAAAGCAG CTGAAAGAGCAGATGATGCTTCTGGAAGCACAGCTGGAGAAGCAGTCAGATAATCATTGCATCGCTGAGGAGATGGAACAG CTAAGATTGCAGCTGTCTGGCAGTCAGAAGCAGCTGGACTTGGCCCACAAGGAGGTCCAGGCACACAAGGAGGAACTTGCTAAG GTATTGTCAGAGTTCAATCAGACAAGTGAGGAGACGGCTGCGAGAAAGAAGTTGTCTGAAGAGTTTCAGCAG GCCCAGGAAACCATCACAGAGCTTCAAGCTCAACTGGATCTTCTGAGAGATTCAGCAGAGTCACAGCAAGGTGACTCTGAAGATGTTGCTCAGCTCAAG GAGCGtctggagaaggagaagaagttGTCCAAAGACCTAGGGCAGGCAGCCACCAAGCTCCAGCATCTTCTCAAAGCAACACAGGAGCAGCTGAGTAAAGAACGAGAGACGGTTGTTACACTACAGGAGCACCTAGATACCAAG GGAGAGTATGTGGAATTAAAGGAGGGAACATCCGTCTGA